Sequence from the Janthinobacterium lividum genome:
TGGTGGACCGCTACGGCGCGCAGCGCATGGGCGGCGCTGGCCTGTGCGGCGCGACCGCTGCCTGCCTGGCGCTGTCCCTGCTGCCCGCCAGCCTGGGCATCCCCGGCTACGTCGCGCCGATCATGCTGCTCACGGCCAGCTACGCGCTGTTCCAGGCAGCCAACAATACCGCCGTGATGGGCGACATCGTTCCCGACCAGCGCGGCCTCATCTCCGGCATGCTCAATCTGTCGCGCAATCTGGGCCTCGTCACGGGCGCCTCCGTGATGGGCGCCATCTTTGCTTTTTTTGCCAGCGCCAGCGATATCGCCAGCGCCCAGCCAGCCGCCATGATCCGTGGCATGCACGCCACCTTTGCCGTCGCCAGCGCGCTGATACTCGCCGCGCTGGCCATTTTCGCGCTCGGCCGCGCCCTGGCCAAGCCCCCTACGCCTTCTGGAGACCCCGCATGATGCGCCCCCGTCCGATCCCGTCCCTGCCCGTCCCGCTGTTACTGCTGCTGGCCCTGGCCTGCAGCGCCACCTTGTCCGGCTGCGGCCGTTCCCAGGCCGCGCCTGGCGGCCCGCCGCCCAAGCCCACCGTTTCCGTGGCGCTGCCGGAAACGTCGATGGTGCAGGCGACCCTCGACTACACGGGCCGCATCGAGCCGTCGCAGCGCGTGGAAGTGCGCTCGCGCGTGTCTGGCTATCTGCAGCAGATCGCCTTTCGCGATGGCCAGCAGGTCAAGGCCGGCGATGCGCTGTTCGTCATCGACCCGCGTCCCTTTGCGGCGGCGCGCGACCGCGCCCAGGCCAGCCTGGCCCAGGCCAATGCGCGCAGCAAGCTGGCCACGGCCCAGTTCGAGCGCAGCAGCCGGCTGCAGCAAACGGGCGCGGCCAGCACCGAGGAACTGGAACGGGCGCGCGGCGAGCTGGAAGGCGCGCAGGCGGCCGTCATGCTGAGCAAGGCGGAATTGCGCAGCGCCGAACTGGAGCTGTCCTTCACCACCATGCGCGCTCCCATCGCCGGCACGGTGTCGGACCGCCGTGTCGATGTCGGCAACTACGTGGCCGGCGGCGCGGCGCAGAGCGGCGTGCTGACCACCATCGTTGCGCACAGCCCCGTGCGCGCCATGGTCGACCTGTCCGAAGCGGATTTCCAGCGCCTGCGCCAGCAAAGCAAGCTGCCGGGCAAGGTGCAGCTGGCGCTCGATGGCGGCGGCCCCGCCCAGGATGCCACCGTCGACTTTGTCGACAACGAGATCAGCGCCCGTTCGGGCACGGTGCGCCTGCGCGCCAGCCTGGCCAACGCCGACCGCGCCGTCATGCCGGGCAGCTTTGCGCGCGTGCGCATTCCCGTCGGCGCGGCGCAAGAACGCCTGCTGGTGCCCGACGCCGCCATCCTCAGCGACCAGAACAAAAAGATGGTGTTCGTCGTGGACGCGGCGGGCAAGGTGGCGCCGCGCAAGCTGGAACTGGGCGGCCTGCAGGGCGACAAGCAGATCGTGCTCTCCGGCCTCACGCCGCAGGACAGGGTCATCGTCTCCGGCGCGGCCAAGGTGCGGCCGGGCGACCAGGTGCTGGTGGCGACTCCCCGCGCCAACGGCGCATAAGGAGAGACCATGCGCTTTTCCCAATTTTTCATCCGCCGTCCCGTGTTTGCCATCGTGCTGTCTATCCTGATCACGCTGGTGGGTGCGGTGTCGGCCATGCGCCTGCCGATCTCGGAGTTTCCCGAGATCGTGCCGCCCACGGTCACGGTGAAGGCCAACTACCCGGGCGCCTCGGCGCAGGAAATCGCCGATACCGTCGCCGCGCCGATCGAACAGGAAATCAATGGCGTCGACGGCATGCTCTACATGTCCTCGCAATCGGTGGGCGACGGCAAGCTGACCATCAGCGTGGTGTTCAAGCCGGGCACCAACGTCGAGCAGGCCCAGTCGCTGGTGCAGAACCGCGTGGCGGTAGCCGAAGCGCGCCTGCCCGAAGCCGTGCGCCGGCTGGGGCTGGCCGTCAAGAAGGCCTCGCCCGACCTGCTGATGGTGGTGCTGTTCGATTCGCCGAAAGGCACGCGCGACCAGCAGTACATCTCCAACTTCATCGGCACCGCCATCAAGGACAAGCTGGCCCGCGTTGAAGGCGTCGGCGACATCTACACGCGCGGCGCGCGCGACTTCTCTATGCGCATCTGGCTCGACCCGGCGCGCGTGGCCTCGCTGGGCCTGACGGCGCCGGAAGTGATCGCCGCCGTGCGGCAAGCCAATTCGCAGGTCGCCGCGGGGGTATTGAACCAGCCGCCGGGCGGCAGCGATGGTGCCTACCAGGTGCAGGTGCAGGCGCAAAGCCGCTTGCGCGACGTGGCCGAATTCGAAGCGATCGTCGTGGCCGCCCATGCCGATGGCGGCGTGGTGCGCCTGCGCGACGTGGCGCGCGTCGAGATGGGCGCGCAGGATTACACGGAAAGCGGCTTTGTCGACAACCGCACGGCCATCGCGCTGGGCATCAGCCTGCTGCCCGGCTCGAACGCGCTGGCCACCGGCGACCGCGTGCTGGCCCAGCTGGCGAAGATGGAAGCCGATTTCCCGCAGGACGTCGCCTACCACGCCTACTACAACCCGACCGAATTCATCCGCTCCTCGATCGACAAGGTGCGCGACACCATCTTCGAGGCGGCACTGCTGGTGTGCCTTGCCATGCTGCTGTTCCTCGGCTCGTGGCGCGCCGCCATCATTCCCATCCTGGCCATTCCCGTGTCCCTGGTCGGCACCTTCACGGTGCTTGCCGCGATGGGCTATACGCTCAATACCCTGTCGCTGTTCGGCCTGGTGCTGGCGATCGGCATCGTCGTCGATGACGCCATCGTGGTGGTGGAAAACGTCGAGCGCCACATGGAGGAAGGCATGAGCCCCGTCGCCGCGGCGCAGCGCAGCATGAACGAGGTGGGCTTCGCCCTGATCGCCATCGCGCTGGTGCTGGTGGCGGTGTTCGTGCCGACGGCCTTCATCGATGGCATCTCCGGCATGTTCTACCGCCAGTTCGCCGTCACCATCGCCGCCTCCACCGTGATCTCGGCGCTGGTCTCGCTGACGCTGTCGCCGGCCCTGGCCGCGCTGCTGCTCAAGCCGCAGCACGATGCCAACAGCCTGGGCGCGCGCTGGATGACCATCTTCAACCGCGGTTTTTCCCGCCTGACAGGCGGCTATGTGCAGCTGACCGGGCGCATACTCTCGCGGCGCTGGCTGATGCTGCCCGTGTACCTGGTGCTGGCGGGCCTGACCCTGTGGCGCCTGGACGTGACGCCGCGCGGCTTCGTGCCGCAGCTGGACCGCGGCTATGCCATCGTCTCGATCCAGCTGCCGGCCGGCTCGACCCTGGCGCGCACCAGCGAAGTGGTGCAGGACGCCACGGCCCGCC
This genomic interval carries:
- a CDS encoding efflux RND transporter periplasmic adaptor subunit, producing MMRPRPIPSLPVPLLLLLALACSATLSGCGRSQAAPGGPPPKPTVSVALPETSMVQATLDYTGRIEPSQRVEVRSRVSGYLQQIAFRDGQQVKAGDALFVIDPRPFAAARDRAQASLAQANARSKLATAQFERSSRLQQTGAASTEELERARGELEGAQAAVMLSKAELRSAELELSFTTMRAPIAGTVSDRRVDVGNYVAGGAAQSGVLTTIVAHSPVRAMVDLSEADFQRLRQQSKLPGKVQLALDGGGPAQDATVDFVDNEISARSGTVRLRASLANADRAVMPGSFARVRIPVGAAQERLLVPDAAILSDQNKKMVFVVDAAGKVAPRKLELGGLQGDKQIVLSGLTPQDRVIVSGAAKVRPGDQVLVATPRANGA
- a CDS encoding efflux RND transporter permease subunit, yielding MRFSQFFIRRPVFAIVLSILITLVGAVSAMRLPISEFPEIVPPTVTVKANYPGASAQEIADTVAAPIEQEINGVDGMLYMSSQSVGDGKLTISVVFKPGTNVEQAQSLVQNRVAVAEARLPEAVRRLGLAVKKASPDLLMVVLFDSPKGTRDQQYISNFIGTAIKDKLARVEGVGDIYTRGARDFSMRIWLDPARVASLGLTAPEVIAAVRQANSQVAAGVLNQPPGGSDGAYQVQVQAQSRLRDVAEFEAIVVAAHADGGVVRLRDVARVEMGAQDYTESGFVDNRTAIALGISLLPGSNALATGDRVLAQLAKMEADFPQDVAYHAYYNPTEFIRSSIDKVRDTIFEAALLVCLAMLLFLGSWRAAIIPILAIPVSLVGTFTVLAAMGYTLNTLSLFGLVLAIGIVVDDAIVVVENVERHMEEGMSPVAAAQRSMNEVGFALIAIALVLVAVFVPTAFIDGISGMFYRQFAVTIAASTVISALVSLTLSPALAALLLKPQHDANSLGARWMTIFNRGFSRLTGGYVQLTGRILSRRWLMLPVYLVLAGLTLWRLDVTPRGFVPQLDRGYAIVSIQLPAGSTLARTSEVVQDATARLMSHPGVAHTAAFVGTDGATFTSAPNTAVIFTMFKDFGARASDGLDGPAMLGAMRARLAPISAARVMVIPPPSVPGIGTGGGFKLMLRDTGGLGPQALQAAARGIAEEAGKLPSVMGAFTPFNAMSPQIKVELDRTKAEYLGVPLLRVNETLQSYMAPVFVNDMNLMGRVWRVTAQADAPYRRSVADLAALKTRAANGDMVPLGSVATFSEGTAPFRVPRYNLYPAAEIQGSTKPGYSTGQTIAAMEELLKARLPAGFDYEWTELALQEKHAGGSTGMVLGLAVLLVYLLLAALFESWLLPLSVVLIVPSCVLATLIGVSWRGLDNNVLTQISIVVLIGLAAKNAILIVEFARQAMAAGADAREAAIAAARTRLRPILMTSLAFLLGAIPLMLSSGAGAEMRQSMGTAVFAGMLGVTLSGLLFTPLFFTLLSRRRAAPAARTVALGEAA